The following are encoded in a window of Schistocerca nitens isolate TAMUIC-IGC-003100 chromosome 9, iqSchNite1.1, whole genome shotgun sequence genomic DNA:
- the LOC126203886 gene encoding uncharacterized protein LOC126203886 isoform X2: MQVARFVLFVLPLTTLASSRQIAHIGLLRQKSIDSNDLENRGSELVVESGRLKDYGFDATGGLEKTPPGISATNGVQEPILAKTEFVYNEGKDFRRPVSSSDESIGSDEEFQEYKEAERKPLSPPIGRTIFSFATRRLEGDAERTDDERPSGNNIGVTPGEHEPQREDANSAHKDDNGNVDHPSRKQDGDSSTGGNLFRIRRGVFSVPGIKTIPEVLDLGRGRCRNPHRLGRGQVFCRPVW; this comes from the coding sequence ATGCAAGTTGCACGGTTCGTGCTGTTTGTACTGCCCCTTACCACTCTTGCTTCGAGCAGACAGATCGCTCATATCGGGCTCCTACGGCAGAAGAGCATCGACTCCAATGATTTGGAAAATAGAGGAAGCGAGCTTGTTGTAGAGAGTGGACGACTGAAGGATTACGGGTTTGATGCTACAGGTGGTCTGGAGAAAACGCCTCCTGGAATTTCCGCAACAAATGGAGTGCAGGAACCGATTCTGGCGAAAACTGAGTTTGTCTACAATGAAGGCAAGGACTTCCGGAGACCGGTTTCATCTTCCGATGAGTCTATTGGTAGCGACGAGGAGTTTCAAGAATACAAAGAAGCCGAACGTAAGCCATTATCACCACCGATTGGGAGGACTATCTTCTCCTTCGCCACGCGTCGCTTGGAAGGTGACGCTGAGAGGACAGACGACGAGAGACCCTCAGGAAATAACATCGGAGTTACACCTGGAGAGCACGAACCACAGAGGGAGGACGCTAACTCCGCACACAAAGATGACAACGGCAACGTCGATCACCCGTCTCGCAAGCAAGATGGGGACTCGTCAACTGGCGGAAATCTCTTCCGGATCCGGCGTGGCGTCTTCTCCGTTCCGGGCATTAAGACGATCCCGGAAGTGCTGGACTTGGGCCGTGGCAG